In Deinococcus detaillensis, the following proteins share a genomic window:
- a CDS encoding helix-turn-helix domain-containing protein: MTHRLFYTPDELAGALRLSGETIRRKLRTGQWQGVRIGDAWRVPRAEVLHLIGPVNLDAFDAQLDLQAAQ, from the coding sequence ATGACACATCGGCTGTTTTACACTCCGGACGAGTTGGCGGGTGCTCTGCGCCTGAGCGGCGAGACTATCCGGCGCAAGCTGCGGACCGGCCAGTGGCAGGGCGTGCGGATCGGTGACGCTTGGCGGGTACCCCGCGCTGAGGTGCTGCACTTGATCGGCCCCGTTAACCTTGACGCCTTTGATGCTCAGCTCGACTTGCAGGCGGCCCAGTGA
- a CDS encoding ParA family protein → MKLTVANLKGGAGKTTTAVYLANALAMQGRTLLIDADPQGSALSWSETAGDFPLPVVAAPVKDLNRRVAQLAEGYLHVVIDTPPGELAITRSAMLAADTVLIPIPPSLMDLDRLRPTLELLADLEGLHSPQVVCLLTRVRKGTRSSRAAREVLLELGLNVMTAEVSLRESYANGFGLSLSKDLGEYADVLAELLPAHQTSQVAQP, encoded by the coding sequence GTGAAGCTGACCGTCGCCAACCTCAAGGGTGGAGCAGGGAAGACCACCACCGCCGTTTACCTTGCCAATGCCCTGGCCATGCAGGGCCGAACCCTGCTGATCGACGCCGACCCGCAAGGCTCAGCCCTGTCGTGGAGCGAGACTGCCGGAGACTTCCCGCTGCCGGTGGTGGCCGCGCCCGTCAAAGACCTGAACCGCCGAGTAGCGCAGCTCGCCGAGGGCTATCTACATGTGGTCATCGACACGCCGCCCGGCGAGCTGGCCATCACCCGCTCGGCCATGCTGGCGGCAGACACCGTCCTCATTCCTATTCCGCCCAGCTTGATGGACCTCGATAGATTGCGCCCGACCCTGGAGCTGCTGGCTGACCTCGAAGGGCTGCACTCGCCGCAGGTGGTTTGTTTGCTGACCCGCGTGCGAAAGGGCACCCGCAGCAGCCGCGCCGCCCGTGAGGTGCTGCTGGAGTTGGGGCTGAACGTCATGACTGCCGAAGTGTCCCTGCGCGAGAGCTACGCCAACGGCTTTGGCCTGTCGCTTTCAAAGGACCTAGGCGAATACGCCGACGTGCTCGCCGAACTCCTGCCCGCTCATCAGACCAGCCAGGTGGCCCAACCATGA